The Astyanax mexicanus isolate ESR-SI-001 chromosome 20, AstMex3_surface, whole genome shotgun sequence genome contains a region encoding:
- the LOC103043360 gene encoding ribosome biogenesis protein BOP1 homolog isoform X3, protein MRAGVSVLVLLAFAGLESVLSASLEAVGKKGALDRKAEENAHPQKRVLSASLEADEERDVLDQTAEVNYGPRKGGLVLSASLEADEERDALKQRAEGNYGPLKGVLSASLEADEDRTEGNYGPRQKGLVLSASMEADEERDALGQREGVIIEDETYLDEAEAAEQRHEHEAEAADVTPEEEADDLTEAEVEGAAESHEQREAKEDRKMDDEAEDGVGHAAASEE, encoded by the exons ATGAGAGCCGGGGTCTCTGTACTGGTCTTACTGGCATTTGCAGGGTTGGAGAGTG TTCTCTCTGCATCTCTGGAAGCCGTGGGAAAGAAGGGAGCACTCGATCGCAAAG CAGAGGAGAATGCCCACCCTCAGAAAAGAG TTCTCTCTGCATCGCTGGAGGCAGATGAAGAGAGGGATGTACTCGACCAGACAG CTGAGGTAAACTACGGCCCTCGGAAAGGAG GTTTAGTGCTTTCTGCATCACTGGAGGCAGATGAAGAGAGGGATGCTCTCAAACAAAGAG CTGAGGGAAACTACGGCCCTCTGAAAGGAG TGCTCTCTGCATCTCTGGAGGCAGATGAAGACAGAA CTGAGGGAAACTACGGCCCTCGACAAAAAG GTTTAGTGCTTTCTGCATCAATGGAGGCAGACGAAGAGAGGGATGCTCTCGGACAGAGAG AGGGCGTGATTATAGAGGATGAAACCTACCTGG ATGAGGCAGAAGCTGCAGAGCAGAGGCACGAGCACGAGGCCGAGGCTGCAGATGTGACTCCAGAAGAGGAGGCTGATG ATCTGACAGAAGCGGAAGTGGAAGGAGCTGCTGAGAGTCACG AGCAACGGGAAGCGAAGGAGGACAGAAAAATGG ATGATGAGGCTGAAGACGGGGTGGGACACGCAGCAG CTTCAGAGGAATGA
- the LOC103043360 gene encoding uncharacterized protein LOC103043360 isoform X4 has protein sequence MRAGVSVLVLLAFAGLESVLSASLEAVGKKGALDRKAEENAHPQKRVLSASLEADEERDVLDQTAEVNYGPRKGGLVLSASLEADEERDALKQRAEGNYGPLKGVLSASLEADEDRTEGNYGPRQKGLVLSASMEADEERDALGQREGVIIEDETYLEAEREELEDEAEAAEQRHEHEAEAADVTPEEEADEQREAKEDRKMDDEAEDGVGHAAASEE, from the exons ATGAGAGCCGGGGTCTCTGTACTGGTCTTACTGGCATTTGCAGGGTTGGAGAGTG TTCTCTCTGCATCTCTGGAAGCCGTGGGAAAGAAGGGAGCACTCGATCGCAAAG CAGAGGAGAATGCCCACCCTCAGAAAAGAG TTCTCTCTGCATCGCTGGAGGCAGATGAAGAGAGGGATGTACTCGACCAGACAG CTGAGGTAAACTACGGCCCTCGGAAAGGAG GTTTAGTGCTTTCTGCATCACTGGAGGCAGATGAAGAGAGGGATGCTCTCAAACAAAGAG CTGAGGGAAACTACGGCCCTCTGAAAGGAG TGCTCTCTGCATCTCTGGAGGCAGATGAAGACAGAA CTGAGGGAAACTACGGCCCTCGACAAAAAG GTTTAGTGCTTTCTGCATCAATGGAGGCAGACGAAGAGAGGGATGCTCTCGGACAGAGAG AGGGCGTGATTATAGAGGATGAAACCTACCTGG AGGCTGAAAGAGAGGAGTTAGAGG ATGAGGCAGAAGCTGCAGAGCAGAGGCACGAGCACGAGGCCGAGGCTGCAGATGTGACTCCAGAAGAGGAGGCTGATG AGCAACGGGAAGCGAAGGAGGACAGAAAAATGG ATGATGAGGCTGAAGACGGGGTGGGACACGCAGCAG CTTCAGAGGAATGA
- the LOC103043360 gene encoding ribosome biogenesis protein BOP1 homolog isoform X1 — translation MRAGVSVLVLLAFAGLESVLSASLEAVGKKGALDRKAEENAHPQKRVLSASLEADEERDVLDQTAEVNYGPRKGGLVLSASLEADEERDALKQRAEGNYGPLKGVLSASLEADEDRTEGNYGPRQKGLVLSASMEADEERDALGQREGVIIEDETYLEAEREELEDEAEAAEQRHEHEAEAADVTPEEEADDLTEAEVEGAAESHEQREAKEDRKMDDEAEDGVGHAAASEE, via the exons ATGAGAGCCGGGGTCTCTGTACTGGTCTTACTGGCATTTGCAGGGTTGGAGAGTG TTCTCTCTGCATCTCTGGAAGCCGTGGGAAAGAAGGGAGCACTCGATCGCAAAG CAGAGGAGAATGCCCACCCTCAGAAAAGAG TTCTCTCTGCATCGCTGGAGGCAGATGAAGAGAGGGATGTACTCGACCAGACAG CTGAGGTAAACTACGGCCCTCGGAAAGGAG GTTTAGTGCTTTCTGCATCACTGGAGGCAGATGAAGAGAGGGATGCTCTCAAACAAAGAG CTGAGGGAAACTACGGCCCTCTGAAAGGAG TGCTCTCTGCATCTCTGGAGGCAGATGAAGACAGAA CTGAGGGAAACTACGGCCCTCGACAAAAAG GTTTAGTGCTTTCTGCATCAATGGAGGCAGACGAAGAGAGGGATGCTCTCGGACAGAGAG AGGGCGTGATTATAGAGGATGAAACCTACCTGG AGGCTGAAAGAGAGGAGTTAGAGG ATGAGGCAGAAGCTGCAGAGCAGAGGCACGAGCACGAGGCCGAGGCTGCAGATGTGACTCCAGAAGAGGAGGCTGATG ATCTGACAGAAGCGGAAGTGGAAGGAGCTGCTGAGAGTCACG AGCAACGGGAAGCGAAGGAGGACAGAAAAATGG ATGATGAGGCTGAAGACGGGGTGGGACACGCAGCAG CTTCAGAGGAATGA
- the LOC103043360 gene encoding ribosome biogenesis protein BOP1 homolog isoform X5 has translation MRAGVSVLVLLAFAGLESVLSASLEAVGKKGALDRKAEENAHPQKRVLSASLEADEERDVLDQTAEVNYGPRKGGLVLSASLEADEERDALKQRAEGNYGPRQKGLVLSASMEADEERDALGQREGVIIEDETYLEAEREELEDEAEAAEQRHEHEAEAADVTPEEEADDLTEAEVEGAAESHEQREAKEDRKMDDEAEDGVGHAAASEE, from the exons ATGAGAGCCGGGGTCTCTGTACTGGTCTTACTGGCATTTGCAGGGTTGGAGAGTG TTCTCTCTGCATCTCTGGAAGCCGTGGGAAAGAAGGGAGCACTCGATCGCAAAG CAGAGGAGAATGCCCACCCTCAGAAAAGAG TTCTCTCTGCATCGCTGGAGGCAGATGAAGAGAGGGATGTACTCGACCAGACAG CTGAGGTAAACTACGGCCCTCGGAAAGGAG GTTTAGTGCTTTCTGCATCACTGGAGGCAGATGAAGAGAGGGATGCTCTCAAACAAAGAG CTGAGGGAAACTACGGCCCTCGACAAAAAG GTTTAGTGCTTTCTGCATCAATGGAGGCAGACGAAGAGAGGGATGCTCTCGGACAGAGAG AGGGCGTGATTATAGAGGATGAAACCTACCTGG AGGCTGAAAGAGAGGAGTTAGAGG ATGAGGCAGAAGCTGCAGAGCAGAGGCACGAGCACGAGGCCGAGGCTGCAGATGTGACTCCAGAAGAGGAGGCTGATG ATCTGACAGAAGCGGAAGTGGAAGGAGCTGCTGAGAGTCACG AGCAACGGGAAGCGAAGGAGGACAGAAAAATGG ATGATGAGGCTGAAGACGGGGTGGGACACGCAGCAG CTTCAGAGGAATGA
- the LOC103043360 gene encoding ribosome biogenesis protein BOP1 homolog isoform X2: MRAGVSVLVLLAFAGLESVLSASLEAVGKKGALDRKEENAHPQKRVLSASLEADEERDVLDQTAEVNYGPRKGGLVLSASLEADEERDALKQRAEGNYGPLKGVLSASLEADEDRTEGNYGPRQKGLVLSASMEADEERDALGQREGVIIEDETYLEAEREELEDEAEAAEQRHEHEAEAADVTPEEEADDLTEAEVEGAAESHEQREAKEDRKMDDEAEDGVGHAAASEE, translated from the exons ATGAGAGCCGGGGTCTCTGTACTGGTCTTACTGGCATTTGCAGGGTTGGAGAGTG TTCTCTCTGCATCTCTGGAAGCCGTGGGAAAGAAGGGAGCACTCGATCGCAAAG AGGAGAATGCCCACCCTCAGAAAAGAG TTCTCTCTGCATCGCTGGAGGCAGATGAAGAGAGGGATGTACTCGACCAGACAG CTGAGGTAAACTACGGCCCTCGGAAAGGAG GTTTAGTGCTTTCTGCATCACTGGAGGCAGATGAAGAGAGGGATGCTCTCAAACAAAGAG CTGAGGGAAACTACGGCCCTCTGAAAGGAG TGCTCTCTGCATCTCTGGAGGCAGATGAAGACAGAA CTGAGGGAAACTACGGCCCTCGACAAAAAG GTTTAGTGCTTTCTGCATCAATGGAGGCAGACGAAGAGAGGGATGCTCTCGGACAGAGAG AGGGCGTGATTATAGAGGATGAAACCTACCTGG AGGCTGAAAGAGAGGAGTTAGAGG ATGAGGCAGAAGCTGCAGAGCAGAGGCACGAGCACGAGGCCGAGGCTGCAGATGTGACTCCAGAAGAGGAGGCTGATG ATCTGACAGAAGCGGAAGTGGAAGGAGCTGCTGAGAGTCACG AGCAACGGGAAGCGAAGGAGGACAGAAAAATGG ATGATGAGGCTGAAGACGGGGTGGGACACGCAGCAG CTTCAGAGGAATGA
- the LOC103043360 gene encoding uncharacterized protein LOC103043360 isoform X6, which yields MRAGVSVLVLLAFAGLESVLSASLEAVGKKGALDRKAEENAHPQKRVLSASLEADEERDVLDQTAEVNYGPRKGGLVLSASLEADEERDALKQRAEGNYGPLKGVLSASLEADEDRTEGNYGPRQKGLVLSASMEADEERDALGQREGVIIEDETYLDEAEAAEQRHEHEAEAADVTPEEEADEQREAKEDRKMDDEAEDGVGHAAASEE from the exons ATGAGAGCCGGGGTCTCTGTACTGGTCTTACTGGCATTTGCAGGGTTGGAGAGTG TTCTCTCTGCATCTCTGGAAGCCGTGGGAAAGAAGGGAGCACTCGATCGCAAAG CAGAGGAGAATGCCCACCCTCAGAAAAGAG TTCTCTCTGCATCGCTGGAGGCAGATGAAGAGAGGGATGTACTCGACCAGACAG CTGAGGTAAACTACGGCCCTCGGAAAGGAG GTTTAGTGCTTTCTGCATCACTGGAGGCAGATGAAGAGAGGGATGCTCTCAAACAAAGAG CTGAGGGAAACTACGGCCCTCTGAAAGGAG TGCTCTCTGCATCTCTGGAGGCAGATGAAGACAGAA CTGAGGGAAACTACGGCCCTCGACAAAAAG GTTTAGTGCTTTCTGCATCAATGGAGGCAGACGAAGAGAGGGATGCTCTCGGACAGAGAG AGGGCGTGATTATAGAGGATGAAACCTACCTGG ATGAGGCAGAAGCTGCAGAGCAGAGGCACGAGCACGAGGCCGAGGCTGCAGATGTGACTCCAGAAGAGGAGGCTGATG AGCAACGGGAAGCGAAGGAGGACAGAAAAATGG ATGATGAGGCTGAAGACGGGGTGGGACACGCAGCAG CTTCAGAGGAATGA